The following coding sequences lie in one Psychrilyobacter atlanticus DSM 19335 genomic window:
- the hepT gene encoding type VII toxin-antitoxin system HepT family RNase toxin: MEEVILVKIESIEKCLKRIEEKLAMSNFDMEDYDIQDIIVLNLQRACQQSIDLAMFLVAELSLGIPKDSVGAFTLLKEEGIIGEDIFKAMKGMVGFRNVAVHQYQRIDYTIVEIVVKEHLGDFRKYTKALIDRFI; this comes from the coding sequence ATGGAAGAAGTAATCTTAGTAAAGATAGAATCGATAGAAAAATGTTTAAAAAGGATAGAAGAGAAGCTAGCTATGTCAAATTTTGATATGGAAGATTATGATATCCAGGACATAATTGTTTTAAACCTTCAAAGAGCCTGCCAGCAGAGTATAGATCTTGCTATGTTTTTAGTTGCGGAACTCAGTTTAGGAATTCCAAAAGACAGTGTAGGAGCTTTTACTCTCTTAAAAGAGGAAGGGATCATAGGTGAAGATATCTTTAAGGCTATGAAGGGAATGGTAGGATTTAGAAATGTCGCAGTACATCAATACCAAAGGATTGATTATACTATAGTTGAGATTGTAGTAAAGGAACACTTAGGAGATTTTAGAAAATATACTAAGGCTTTAATAGATAGGTTTATTTAA
- the mntA gene encoding type VII toxin-antitoxin system MntA family adenylyltransferase antitoxin, which translates to MTIQEKIVDYFLEKKPKLIYLFGSYAKNINREESDIDIAVLLGTSMESKEKYKYKIELVDLLGKEVDLIDLTDANIILKHQIVTTGKNLFCRTKLERDEFKYAVISCYYQYKEDIDIVKKSIKKRGHVWKK; encoded by the coding sequence ATGACCATTCAGGAAAAAATAGTCGATTATTTTTTAGAGAAAAAACCTAAATTAATATATTTGTTTGGTTCCTATGCGAAAAATATTAATAGAGAAGAAAGTGATATAGATATAGCTGTTTTATTGGGGACCTCTATGGAATCTAAGGAAAAATATAAGTATAAGATAGAATTAGTCGATCTTCTGGGAAAAGAAGTGGATTTGATAGATCTGACTGATGCAAATATTATTTTGAAACATCAGATTGTAACTACAGGGAAAAACTTATTTTGCAGGACTAAGTTGGAAAGAGATGAATTTAAATACGCAGTTATATCCTGTTACTATCAATATAAAGAAGATATAGATATCGTAAAAAAAAGTATAAAAAAAAGGGGTCATGTATGGAAGAAGTAA